The stretch of DNA TCTCAGGATAAGCGCAACAACAGGAAATTTCAATGTCAATCAGGGGGTGCCCCTCCCCGCTCAGGATCAGCTTGACGTGGTCTTCGGCGTTGCCGTAAGTGTTGGCGCGGTCCATGAAACAACGCACATCGGGCTTGCCTTCGCCGAACAGCGTCAGCGCCTGGTCCAGGGGATGCGGACCGGTGTTCAAGAGCGAGCCGCCGTTGCAATTCTGCAGGGTCTGCCAGTCCCATCTCCGGCTGAAGCCGTTGAACTTAACGGAAATCTGCACAATGCGGCCGAGCACGCCGGAGTTGATCACCTCGCGCACCTTGAGAAAGTAAGGCGCGAAACGGGCCTGTTGAAAAATCGCGAGCACCCGGCCGTGCTTTTTTGAAGCGGCAATCAGGCGATCCGCGTCCTTGACCCTGGAAGCGAGAGGTTTCTCGCAAAGCACATGGAAACCCGCCTTCAGGCTTTCCAGGGTTATGGGAACGTGCTGATGGCTGGGCGAGGCGTTAACAATCAAGTCAATGTGTTGTTGCCCGAAAATTTCCCGGTAATCCTTGTAGACGGCGCAGCGATATTCCCCGGCCGCCATGGCGCGGCGCTCAGGGATGGGGTCCGCCACCGCCGCGATCCGGTAATGCGCGGGATCGGTTTTCAGATATTGCCCGTGAATGTAGCGCCCGCTGCGGCCCTGCCCGATGATAGCAACATTGATGACTTTCATGCCCTTTTTCTCCTTTTCTTCCTTGCGGCGATCATAAAAAAGAATTGCGCTTATCCTGAAAAATGACAAAACCATAGTAATTGCGTTTTTTTTGTTTTACAAGTTGATAATTGCTGTTTTCATATGAGGGCGGGGGAGGGGGAAGGGAAACCTGTTCCCGGCAGTTTATGACCCGAAGTACGGATATAAAAAAAATCATCTCCGTTTTGCGCCGGCACTATAAAAAAAGCCGCGCGCCCGTAACCGGATTAAGCCGGCGGTGCGGGAACACGCCGTTCCAAACGCTGGTCGCGGCCATTT from Kiritimatiellia bacterium encodes:
- a CDS encoding Gfo/Idh/MocA family oxidoreductase, which translates into the protein MKVINVAIIGQGRSGRYIHGQYLKTDPAHYRIAAVADPIPERRAMAAGEYRCAVYKDYREIFGQQHIDLIVNASPSHQHVPITLESLKAGFHVLCEKPLASRVKDADRLIAASKKHGRVLAIFQQARFAPYFLKVREVINSGVLGRIVQISVKFNGFSRRWDWQTLQNCNGGSLLNTGPHPLDQALTLFGEGKPDVRCFMDRANTYGNAEDHVKLILSGEGHPLIDIEISCCCAYPETTYNVYGACGGMKATQSNAEWKFFKLNEAPRRKLIKAPLRTPDGSPAYCGENLSWRGGKWPAEEKAGKTAGKTGYVPSSPGADMSAAFYAMLYKSLTANAPLEITPEQVRRQIAVIEECRRQNPRIYGKGRGRSQHK